The following proteins come from a genomic window of Thermodesulfovibrionales bacterium:
- a CDS encoding YSC84-related protein, with amino-acid sequence MKYFHLTAVVLTLLVTCTFVCPAPVAAASAAEINRDVKSALDKLYAKSATARALGEKAKGILVFPGIVKGGFIVGGQYGEGALIEGGKIAGYYNTVQASYGLQAGIQKFGYALFFMTDSALKWIDKSDGWELGVGPTIVVVDIGAAKSMSTTTLQSEIYAMFFDQKGLMAGLGLQGTKITRIEK; translated from the coding sequence ATGAAATACTTTCATTTGACTGCTGTGGTGTTGACACTTCTTGTGACGTGCACATTTGTTTGTCCGGCCCCCGTTGCGGCGGCGTCGGCGGCGGAGATTAACCGTGATGTCAAGAGTGCTCTGGATAAGCTCTATGCAAAGTCAGCTACGGCCAGGGCACTTGGTGAAAAGGCAAAGGGCATCCTTGTCTTCCCCGGGATCGTGAAGGGTGGTTTTATTGTGGGAGGCCAATACGGTGAGGGCGCGCTCATCGAGGGAGGGAAGATAGCCGGGTATTACAACACAGTTCAGGCTTCGTATGGGTTACAGGCGGGAATCCAGAAATTCGGCTATGCGCTCTTTTTTATGACCGACTCGGCGCTGAAATGGATCGACAAAAGTGACGGGTGGGAGCTTGGCGTAGGCCCGACCATCGTGGTTGTGGACATAGGTGCAGCCAAGTCTATGTCAACGACCACATTGCAATCGGAAATCTATGCAATGTTCTTCGACCAGAAGGGACTGATGGCCGGCCTTGGCTTGCAGGGCACGAAAATTACGAGGATAGAGAAATAA